The Motacilla alba alba isolate MOTALB_02 chromosome 27, Motacilla_alba_V1.0_pri, whole genome shotgun sequence genome includes a window with the following:
- the LOC119712266 gene encoding uncharacterized protein LOC119712266, giving the protein MRRARAAGLPALAALLLVTSGRAQVQQEPFLETTEGTGININCSHSSKRSTDYIHFYRLLPGRGPEFLAAAYTGSKDVAAIAGTLSVSEDGRSSALWLAVPRRGDAAVYYCALGATGRGAGAAAGHEPPRAGPGGASRGRCRSARRAPGARLRSSFLCPEPARTGPARPRTAPARRTTRLRPALARSPRTARPPLAPEPAAASRQTAAGCASAAASRPPDTAAAALGLLCKATSCSLTAPGLGAGKAAALTGTRGLNNAVLWRQGVMD; this is encoded by the coding sequence gtgcagcaggagccattCCTGGAGACCACCGAGGGCACCGGCATCAACATCAACTGCTCACACTCCAGCAAACGTAGCACTGATTACATCCATTTCTACCGTCTGCTACCGGGCCGGGGACCCGAATTCCTCGCAGCTGCCTATACAGGCTCCAAGGATGTGGCGGCGATTGCAGGAACGCTGTCGGTGTCGGAGGACGGGCGCTCCAGCGCGctgtggctggctgtgccccggCGCGGGGACGCGGCCGTGTATTACTGCGCGCTGGGGGCCACGGGCagaggagccggggctgcggccgggcACGAAccgccgcgggcggggccgggcggggccagcaggggccgctgccgctccgcccgccgggCTCCCGGGGCGCGGCTccgcagctccttcctctgccccgagcccgcccgcaccggccccgcacggccccgcacggccccggcgCGCCGCACAACCCGCCTGCGACCCGCGCTCGCACGCTCGCCACGCACCGCCCGGCCTCCCCTCGCTCCCGAGCCCGCCGCTGCCTCACGCCAAACTGCTGCGGGCTGCGCCTCTGCCGCCGCCTCTCGCCCTCCGGAcacggctgctgctgctctcggCCTGCTTTGCAAAGCCACGAGCTGCTCCTTGacagcacctgggctgggagctggcaaaGCAGCTGCACTGACGGGCACACGGGGGCTAAATAATGCAGTGCTGTGGCGTCAAGGGGTCATGGATTGA